One Solea senegalensis isolate Sse05_10M linkage group LG3, IFAPA_SoseM_1, whole genome shotgun sequence genomic window carries:
- the kdm6ba gene encoding lysine-specific demethylase 6B yields the protein MHHAVEQFGGRGTRDSFPLDGLNRGPWAPVGGRAWQPPPRCPPGMNQHQFLPHLPPGPMGGLNHPSKYFNNGPMRGGEKLELPQPVLPGLQREQQRPPHLHPPPPHRAWEQLGQLYESHLPPQGHPGVPLPNEHSLRLHNGSYAGSGGPPPNSHVPHTRPSQLLKFGGPQEQHVPRGAQLLGDEMWAQVHQQKGYPGKMLGGQLKRPGPPLGEHSVIQHTPPPSLHPSSHLPAAEDCPSPNKKKKSSDQVSHPGLQRFPGRGQPMSQQQPSLHHHPPKPFWNPLHKDNPPWQPHASDCNPSQEFQETNKQRMGSYTQKSSPASSTSSNLSPTPNSSPRSYNQGCAPQPQKDTFQSQAVHHRSPNSTYPSPSSKLGLAPPCQSTEPCGSHNQRGPPIGGHGGSQATSYSASTLTRGDRDPHGQSSPANPPATSKSSSSSVPYSHFQPHPGLGHQGPSLPPPPPPPAPLASNTSVSQQQQSRPHEAWRYQSRPSSHSLESRIFRPPGLLPQHQQSHNQVIDSRVPSQHHHHINPSLPPTNSTRAPVITPNVPLSQTSNSVSGFSSSRGVTVNTSPSTGCSVNNGNSNSSWQTGREPRPKTSINPVISATSQLDAVQQPGCQRRGHAPTATQHQQQGLPRLQQQGQAKSQPMKEKTSYYPQAEVAHHPAFSSPSLFSSGHQRTGDSVITSRGSNLLPHSPSTYCPAPHSAVNSVNQPSSQIVSSRLGRHQDSVSTQFQINPPASTTVPQSIGEALDKLDAELEGHMQAEERRRRDREEQEQKLREEERRKKEWEMRQKQEEERKRKELKKEEERKKRELERQEEERRRRNWERQEQERKRRQEEERKRRELERQEERKKREFERQEEERKKREWEKKELERKRREQERREAEREVQERKKRELERLEEEKKKQRELEKQKEDRKRMEVEACCAKGKEQTAIENLERLLASNSSLTPPPPRLSSVAAPASGPSPPNSQVSPTYPWLSRGGVLPCPPGQTLTTTTPAERLQPPPLTPQTEYAREKQRQREMWSNNGGMTFSLPSTHNTSGMNKPVYPNKPPAMQAAPTQSKDTSRERESSHHSLPIMALREPPKLYQAFPRENHPPPLSSSSSTGGILNKHVTGSGSDSDSAQFEEEPSEMSTLLPDGLANIMAMLDESIKKEEEMYDSEKIGSTGLFDSFSSHVQPIKSYLCAPDLVPATKHQHNQEDFGSNLHASPPVLSRQGSLASPCSRTSSLNEEDEEYLKPSSVVAKQSVEMGMGVGNTNYRHSDLAKLYGLPEQTKSEADEDEEEEDSETPSCSPPPQRPHLHQTGVNSMFKSLATVLESQKYAYRGGPFGRPPPSALVGVKYSSSLSLGPDICRQQQSGSPTSDSTNPPFSPAVPALKSSPPLVEDAKLKTEDADIWRDNGERTEEIMNSIKKESIPPIKPIKVVKDEQQLMTISESSLAELGKSCEIMLSQQSLPNKKADGRGVESHKPEKVKEHRDKDRNRDREREKEKKKKHGHSHSSSRKREERKEKKYRERREEMDFSTASSSSSSTHSSSSHKRHKDGKSHKEKKDRRILGDLNLQSKEGSEKNRSHHDTDKKKRKEASGASSTSEGEHAEWTSRSPGERSSEHKKSSEAGSSLGSTDLLKLKALSDGPPKELKIRLIKVESGDRETFIASEVEEKRIPLGEISIKNTASEIIKSCKAARIKGKFKESYLLPAFSVKPIMTTEEPIPREKLNPPTPSIYLESKRDAFSPVLLQFCTDSKNPVTVIRGLAGSLRLNLGLFSTKSLVEANAEQAVEVRTQVQQPADENWDPSGTGQTWPCESSRSHTTIAKYAQYQASSFQESLQEEKGSDEEEEEEDDKEKKPSNSSETPIKENSKESSSGEQKPVGKIIKFGTNIDLSDPKRWKSQLQELQKLPAFMRVASSGNMLSHVGHTILGMNTVQLYMKVPGSRTPGHQENNNFCSVNINIGPGDCEWFSVHENYWEAINDFCEKHGVDYLTGSWWPVLEDLYKANIPVYRFIQRPGDLVWINAGTVHWVQAVGWCNNIAWNVGPLNGYQYQVALERFEWNEVKKVKSIVPMIHVSWNLARTVKVTDQETYKMLKHCLLQSMKHIQILRDQLVAEGKKISYQSRVKDEPAYYCNECDVEVFNLLFVTSESSSRKTYVVHCEDCARQRSPNLTNVVVLEQYRTEELMSAYDSFSQASSSR from the exons ATGCATCACGCAGTAGAGCAGTTCGGCGGGCGTGGCACACGGGATTCCTTCCCTCTGGACGGACTCAACCGGGGACCATGGGCTCCTGTGGGCGGCCGCGCCTGGCAGCCACCTCCCAG ATGTCCACCTGGGATGAACCAACACCAGTTCCTCCCCCATCTACCTCCTGGTCCTATGGGAGGACTCAACCACCCCAGTAAATACTTTAATAATGG GCCCATGAGAGGAGGTGAGAAGCTTGAACTCCCACAGCCAGTGTTGCCAGGCCTGCAAAGGGAGCAGCAGAgacctcctcatcttcatcctccacctcctcacaGAGCATGGGAACAATTAGGTCAGCTGTATGAATCGCACCTCCCTCCTCAAGGACATCCAGGTGTGCCCCTGCCCAATGAGCACTCTCTACGTCTCCATAATGGAAGCTACGCTGGCAGTGGTGGACCTCCCCCCAACTCACATGTTCCTCACACACGGCCCAGTCAACTGCTGAAG TTTGGGGGTCCTCAGGAGCAGCATGTTCCCCGGGGTGCACAATTGCTGGGAGATGAGATGTGGGCTCAGGTGCACCAG CAGAAAGGTTATCCAGGGAAGATGCTAGGGGGTCAGCTGAAGAGACCAGGACCTCCGCTGGGAGAGCACTCAGTTATCCAGcacactcctcctccatccctgcATCCGTCATCCCATCTTCCTGCTGCAGAGGACTGTCCCAGCCccaacaagaagaaaaagagttcAGATCAG GTATCCCATCCTGGGCTACAGCGTTTCCCTGGTCGTGGCCAACCCatgtctcagcagcagccatcactccaccaccaccccccaaAACCTTTCTGGAACCCTCTTCACAAGGACAACCCTCCCTGGCAGCCTCACGCCTCTGACTGCAACCCATCACAGGAGTTCCAG gaaaccaacaaacaaagaatGGGCAGCTACACCCAAAAGTCCTCTCCTGCCTCTTCCACCTCTTCAAACCTCTCCCCTACACCAAACTCTTCTCCAAGAAGCTACAACCAGGGATGTGCTCCTCAGCCCCAGAAAGACACATTCCAGTCTCAGGCTGTACACCATCGGTCCCCTAACTCTACCTACCCTAGCCCCAGCTCCAAACTGGGACTGGCTCCACCCTGCCAGTCCACCGAACCTTGTGGTTCTCACAACCAGAGAGGCCCTCCCATTGGGGGCCATGGTGGCAGCCAAGCTACCTCTTACTCAGCATCTACCCTAACCAGGGGGGACAGAGATCCACATGGGCAATCTTCACCAGCAAACCCCCCTGCAACcagcaagagcagcagcagcagtgtgccTTACAGCCACTTCCAGCCTCATCCAGGGCTGGGGCACCAGggtccctctcttcctcctcctccccctcctcctgctcctcttgcCAGCAACACCTCAGTATCTCAGCAACAGCAAAGTCGGCCACATGAGGCCTGGAGATACCAGAGCAGGCCCAGTAGTCACTCCCTG GAGTCGCGCATCTTCAGGCCTCCAGGACTACTACCTCAGCACCAGCAGAGCCACAATCAGGTCATAGATAGTCGGGTTCCTTCCCAGCATCACCATCACATCAATCCTTCCCTGCCCCCAACCAACTCTACCCGAGCACCTGTTATTACCCCTAATGTTCCTTTATCCCAGACCTCCAACTCTGTTAGTGGCTTCAGCAGCTCAAGAGGGGTCACAGTAAACACATCTCCCTCTACTGGCTGCTCGGTGAACAAtggcaacagtaacagcagttgGCAAACAGGACGAGAGCCAAGACCTAAAACCTCCATCAATCCTGTCATCAGCGCCACCTCTCAGCTGGATGCTGTACAGCAACCGGGTTGTCAAAGAAGAGGACACGCTCCCACTGCCACCCAGCATCAGCAACAGGGGCTCCCTAGACTACAACAACAGGGACAGGCCAAGTCCCAACCCATGAAAGAGAAGACGTCATATTATCCTCAGGCTGAAGTGGCGCATCATCCTGCCTTTTCCTCACCTTCTTTGTTCTCCTCAGGGCATCAGAGAACAGGGGACAGTGTGATAACAAGCAGAGGTTCAAATCTACTTCCTCACTCTCCTTCTACATACTGCCCAGCTCCTCACTCAGCGGTCAACTCTGTGAATCAGCCTTCCAGTCAAATCGTCTCCTCCAGATTGGGTCGTCACCAGGATTCTGTCTCAACACAGTTCCAGATTAATCCACCTGCTTCAACCACTGTACCCCAATCTATCGGGGAGGCTCTAGACAAGCTTGATGCTGAGCTAGAAGGTCACATGCAAGctgaggaaaggaggaggagggacagagaggagcaggagcaaaaactgagagaagaggagagaaggaagaaagaaTGGGAGATGAGACAAAAgcaagaagaggagaggaagaggaaagagctgaaaaaggaggaggaaagaaaaaagagagaactggagagacaggaagaggagaggagaaggagaaattGGGAGAGGCAGgagcaagagagaaagaggaggcaggaagaggagaggaaaagaagagagtTGGAGcggcaggaggagaggaaaaagagagaatttgagagacaggaagaggagaggaaaaagcgAGAATGGGAGAAGAAGGAGCTggaaaggaagaggagagaacaaGAGCGGCGAGAAGCAGAGAGGGAGGtgcaggagagaaagaagagagagctggagaggctggaagaagaaaagaaaaaacaaagagaacttGAGAAGCAAAAGGAGGATAGAAAGAGGATGGAGGTAGAAGCATGCTGTGCAAAAGGCAAAGAGCAGACTGCTATTGAAAATCTGGAGAGACTGCTTGCTAGCAACTCCTCCCTAACTCCTCCACCTCCCCGCCTTTCCTCTGTTGCTGCACCTGCTTCAGGTCCATCACCTCCCAATTCCCAAGTCTCACCCACATATCCCTGGCTAAGTCGTGGTGGTGTCCTGCCCTGTCCACCAGGTCAGACACTCACAACTACTACTCCGGCAGAGAggctgcagcctcctcctctcacacCTCAGACTGAATATGCCAGAGAAaagcagaggcagagggagatgTGGAGCAACAATGGTGGAATGACATTCAGTCTCCCATCAACACACAATACCTCAGGGATGAACAAGCCGGTATACCCCAACAAGCCCCCGGCAATGCAAGCCGCACCCACCCAATCCAAAGACAcatcaagagagagagaaagcagccATCACTCTCTCCCTATCATGGCACTTCGAGAGCCCCCCAAACTCTATCAGGCTTTTCCCAGAGAAAACCATCCACCACCACTCTCATCCTCCAGCTCCACTGGAGGAATTCTTAACAAgcatgtgacaggaagtggtaGTGACTCAGACAGTGCACAGTTTGAGGAGGAACCCTCTGAGATGTCCACACTGCTCCCTGATGGTCTTGCAAACATTATGGCTATGCTGGACGAGTCTATCaaaaaggaagaggagatgTATGACAGTGAGAAGATTGGCTCTACAGGTCTCTTTGACAGCTTTTCCTCTCATGTCCAGCCCATCAAGAGCTACCTGTGTGCTCCAGACCTGGTTCCTGCAACAAAGCATCAACACAACCAGGAAGATTTTGGCTCCAACCTTCATGCAAGCCCTCCTGTGCTCAGCCGCCAAGGCTCTCTGGCATCTCCTTGCAGTCGGACATCTTCCCTcaatgaggaggatgaggaataCCTCAAACCCTCTTCAGTTGTTGCTAAACAGTCAGTAGAAATGGGAATGGGAGTAGGAAACACCAATTACCGTCACAGTGACCTTGCTAAACTTTACGGCCTCCCTGAGCAGACTAAAAGTGAggctgatgaagatgaggaggaggaagattcTGAGACCCCATCTTGTTCTCCACCACCCCAAAGACCCCACCTTCACCAAACGGGTGTTAACAGCATGTTTAAGTCTCTAGCAACAGTGTTAGAAAGCCAGAAGTATGCATACAGAGGTGGACCCTTTGGCAGACCCCCTCCATCAGCGCTGGTTGGGGTCAAATATTCATCTTCACTGTCTCTAGGTCCTGATATTTGCCGTCAGCAGCAAAGTGGTTCTCCCACATCGGATTCGACAAATCCACCATTTAGTCCTGCCGTCCCTGCTCTTaagtcctctcctcctctggtggaAGACGCAAAACTGAAAACAGAGGATGCTGACATCTGGAGAGATAATGGAGAAAGAACAGAAGAAATTATGAACTCTATAAAGAAGGAGAGCATTCCTCCCATTAAGCCTATTAAGGTGGTTAAGGATGAGCAACAGCTGATGACCATCTCTGAGTCTTCTCTAGCAGAGCTGGGGAAGAGCTGTGAGATCATGCTCAGTCAACAGTCACTTCCTAACAAGAAGGCAGATGGCAGAGGGGTGGAGAGCCACAAACCTGAGAAAGTAAAAGAACATAGagataaagacagaaacagggacagagagagggagaaagagaagaagaagaagcatggCCACAGCCACAGCAGTAGCAGAAAAcgtgaagaaagaaaagaaaagaagtatagagaaaggagagaggagatggaTTTTTCTacagcatcttcatcatcatcttccaccCATTCTAGCTCCAGCCACAAACGCCACAAAGATGGCAAGAGCCACAAGGAGAAGAAGGACCGCAGAATTCTTGGGGACCTCAACCTCCAGAGTAAAGAGGGGTCAGAGAAAAACAGGAGTCACCAtgacacagacaaaaagaaacGCAAGGAAGCATCAGGTGCCAGCTCTACCAGTGAAGGAGAGCATGCTGAATGGACCTCAAGGAGTCCTGGAGAAAGATCTTCTGAGCACAAAAAAAGCTCTGAGGCTGGTTCTTCATTAGGTTCCACAGACTTGTTGAAACTGAAGGCTCTGTCTGATGGGCCACCCAAAGAGCTAAAGATCCGCCTTATCAAAGTGGAGAGTGGGGACAGGGAGACATTTATAGCCTCTgaggtggaggaaaagagaaTCCCATTGGGAGAAATCAGCATCAAGAATACAGCCAGTGAAATCATCAAGTCCTGCAA GGCAGCCAGGATCAAAGGGAAGTTCAAAGAATCTTACTTGCTCCCAGCCTTCTCTGTAAAGCCCATCATGACCACAGAGGAGCCCATACCAAGAGAGAAACTCAACCCTCCTACGCCCAGTATCTAT TTGGAGAGCAAGAGAGACGCCTTCtcccctgtgctgctgcagttcTGTACTGACTCTAAAAATCCTGTGACTGTCATCAGAGGCCTCGCTGGATCCCTACGACTTA ACCTGGGGCTGTTTTCGACTAAGTCACTGGTGGAGGCCAATGCAGAGCAGGCAGTGGAGGTGAGGACTCAGGTGCAGCAGCCTGCTGATGAAAATTGGGACCCCAGTGGGACAGGTCAGACATGGCCCTGTGAGAGCAGCCGCTCCCACACCACCATCGCCAAATATGCCCAGTACCAGGCCTCCAGCTTCCAAGAGAGTCTGCAG GAGGAGAAAGgcagtgatgaggaggaggaggaggaggatgacaagGAGAAGAAGCCATCCAACAGTTCTGAAACTCCCATTAAGGAGAACTCTAAAGAAAGTAGCAG TGGTGAGCAGAAACCTGTCGGGAAGATCATTAAGTTTGGCACCAACATTGACCTGTCGGATCCCAAAAG GTGGAAGTCTCAGCTTCAGGAGTTACAGAAGCTGCCAGCTTTCATGAGAGTGGCATCCAGTGGAAATATGCTGAGTCATGTAGGACACACAATCCTCGGTATGAACACTGTCCAGCTCTACATGAAGGTTCCAGGGAGCCGCACACCAG GTCACCAGGAGAATAATAACTTTTGCTCTGTGAACATCAACATTGGTCCTGGAGACTGTGAGTGGTTCTCTGTCCATGAGAACTACTGGGAGGCCATCAATGACTTCTGTGAGAA GCATGGTGTGGACTACCTGACAGGGTCCTGGTGGCCGGTACTGGAGGACCTTTACAAGGCCAACATCCCAGTGTACCGCTTCATCCAGCGGCCTGGAGACTTGGTGTGGATCAATGCTGGAACTGTTCACTGGGTTCAGGCTGTAGGCTGGTGCAATAACATTGCCTGGAATGTTGGACCTCTGAATG GTTACCAGTACCAGGTGGCCCTGGAACGCTTTGAGTGGAATGAAGTGAAGAAGGTGAAGTCCATCGTCCCCATGATTCATGTGTCCTGGAATCTGGCACGCACTGTCAAGGTCACAGACCAAGAAACATACAAGATGCTCAA ACACTGCCTGCTGCAGTCCATGAAGCACATCCAGATCCTCAGAGACCAACTGGTTGCTGAAGGCAAGAAGATTTCATACCAGAGTCGGGTCAAGGACGAGCCTGCCTACTACTGCAATGAATGTGAT GTGGAGGTGTtcaatttgttgtttgtgacgagcgagagcagcagcaggaaaacatATGTTGTTCACTGTGAAGACTGTGCACGTCAGCGTAGCCCCAACCTGACCAACGTTGTGGTGCTGGAGCAGTACCGCACAGAAGAACTCATGAGTGCATACGACTCCTTCAGCCAG GCCTCCTCCTCCCGGTGA